A part of Microbacterium terregens genomic DNA contains:
- a CDS encoding sugar ABC transporter substrate-binding protein, whose protein sequence is MKKSAILSAAALAGAAALLLAGCSGSGGATPSDSGDSGGGDAAGRACVILPDAASSPRWENFDRKYLQEGLEGAGFEVDIQNAQGDVNKYSTIADQQLTQGCGVMLLVDYQGAAEAVATKAKAEGIPVIAYDRPFSGADYYVSFDNVEVGRLQGQTVLDGLEAKGVAPADATVVYIGGDPTDGNAAMFHDGAVEVMEGAGIVPAAEPPGAWDQAKSQTNFEQALTSLGGQVDGVWAANDTNAAGVIKVLQDNNLQGVAVSGQDANVAGLQNILLGWQTATVYKPVADEAAAAVEVAIALLSGEEVETDAELDDGTPYIQVTPLLVGPNEVKDVIAAGDASFDDVCTPDVAAACTEFGVTE, encoded by the coding sequence ATGAAGAAGTCTGCAATCCTCTCCGCGGCCGCTCTCGCCGGCGCGGCCGCGCTGCTCCTCGCCGGCTGTTCCGGCTCGGGTGGCGCGACGCCCAGCGACAGTGGTGACAGTGGTGGAGGCGATGCCGCCGGCCGTGCCTGCGTCATCCTGCCCGACGCGGCCTCGTCGCCGCGGTGGGAGAACTTCGACCGCAAGTACCTCCAGGAGGGCCTGGAGGGCGCCGGATTCGAGGTCGACATCCAGAACGCGCAGGGCGACGTCAACAAGTACTCGACCATCGCCGACCAGCAGCTCACGCAGGGCTGCGGCGTGATGCTGCTCGTGGACTACCAGGGTGCCGCCGAAGCGGTCGCCACCAAGGCCAAGGCCGAGGGCATCCCGGTGATCGCGTACGACCGCCCGTTCTCGGGCGCCGACTACTACGTGTCGTTCGACAACGTAGAGGTCGGCCGCCTGCAGGGTCAGACCGTGCTCGACGGCCTCGAGGCCAAGGGCGTCGCGCCCGCGGACGCGACAGTCGTCTACATCGGCGGAGACCCTACCGACGGCAACGCGGCCATGTTCCACGATGGCGCGGTCGAGGTCATGGAAGGCGCGGGCATCGTGCCGGCGGCCGAGCCCCCGGGGGCATGGGACCAGGCCAAGTCGCAGACCAACTTCGAGCAGGCGCTGACCTCGCTCGGCGGACAGGTCGACGGCGTCTGGGCGGCCAACGACACGAACGCCGCCGGCGTCATCAAGGTCCTGCAGGACAACAACCTCCAGGGAGTTGCCGTTTCGGGCCAGGATGCCAACGTCGCGGGTCTGCAGAACATCCTGCTCGGATGGCAGACGGCCACGGTGTACAAGCCGGTCGCGGATGAGGCTGCCGCGGCGGTCGAGGTCGCGATCGCGCTCCTGAGCGGCGAGGAGGTCGAGACCGACGCCGAGCTGGACGACGGCACGCCGTACATCCAGGTCACCCCGCTGCTGGTCGGACCCAACGAGGTCAAGGACGTCATCGCCGCCGGCGACGCATCCTTCGACGACGTCTGCACGCCGGATGTCGCCGCAGCCTGCACGGAGTTCGGCGTCACCGAGTAA
- a CDS encoding ATP-binding cassette domain-containing protein encodes MSDTITAAEPIIQLVGVKKSFGPVNVLKGVDLKVYPGKVTALVGDNGAGKSTLIKGLAGVQPYDEGEVLIDGEHRDLHAPRDAAHLGIEVVYQDLALCDNLDIVQNMFLGREELTFGTFDEGRMEKDASDTLRGLSVRTVKSVRQKVSSLSGGQRQTVAIARAVLKKARVVILDEPTAALGVAQTEQVLNLVTRLSEQGVAVILISHNLADVFQVADDIAVLYLGQMVAQINVADTTRDDVVGYITGTKTLGGIEHIGTSTIVTEVPE; translated from the coding sequence ATGTCAGACACGATCACAGCAGCAGAGCCGATCATCCAGCTGGTCGGCGTGAAGAAGTCGTTCGGTCCCGTCAACGTCCTCAAAGGCGTCGACCTGAAGGTGTACCCCGGCAAGGTGACCGCCCTGGTGGGCGACAACGGCGCCGGAAAGTCGACCCTGATCAAGGGCCTCGCCGGCGTCCAGCCGTACGACGAGGGCGAGGTCCTCATCGACGGCGAGCACCGGGACCTGCACGCACCCCGGGATGCCGCGCACCTCGGCATCGAGGTGGTGTACCAGGACCTCGCCCTGTGCGACAACCTGGACATCGTGCAGAACATGTTCCTCGGTCGCGAGGAACTCACGTTCGGCACGTTCGACGAGGGCCGCATGGAGAAGGACGCGTCCGACACCCTTCGCGGGCTTTCGGTCCGTACGGTGAAGTCGGTGCGGCAGAAGGTCTCGTCACTGTCCGGTGGTCAGCGCCAGACCGTCGCGATCGCCCGCGCGGTGCTGAAGAAGGCGCGGGTCGTCATCCTCGACGAGCCGACCGCGGCGCTCGGCGTCGCGCAGACCGAGCAGGTCCTGAACCTCGTCACGCGTCTGTCCGAGCAGGGCGTGGCCGTGATCCTCATCAGCCACAACCTCGCGGATGTGTTCCAGGTGGCCGATGACATCGCGGTCCTCTACCTGGGACAGATGGTCGCGCAGATCAACGTCGCCGACACCACGCGTGACGACGTCGTCGGCTACATCACGGGAACCAAGACCCTGGGCGGCATCGAGCACATCGGCACGTCCACGATCGTGACGGAGGTACCGGAATGA
- a CDS encoding sugar ABC transporter permease, which produces MTSTTRTEAAPDPLASDMIGSGVEGGLADQVAAWWQRVRGGDMGALPAVGGLVVLAILFSVLSPFFLTERNFANLLNQAAPLVVLGMALVFVLLLGEIDLSAGVTGGVGMALFVVLASTFNIPWPIALLVGFGFGFLTGAFIGFFVARVGIPSFVVTLGLFLGFQGLALVIIGPGGLFRLEVPELIALQNGNLPVWAGWAMLVIILLISGGTAFWDRSRRTRAGVPNRAISLVFIKLAVIAVLGGAFVFVLSQNRGQSVNEVAGVPIIVPVVLLILWIGTFVLDRTKFGRYIYAIGGNAEAARRSGVKVRWVKWWAFVICSSLAVAAALFSVARVGAVDATVGRDIVLSGVAAAVVGGVSLFGGKGRLMHAAIGALVIAVIANGLGLLNLPAGINLLVTGGVLILAATVDALSRLRSGGTRV; this is translated from the coding sequence ATGACCAGCACGACTCGCACGGAAGCCGCTCCCGACCCGCTCGCCAGCGACATGATCGGCAGCGGCGTCGAGGGCGGCCTCGCCGATCAGGTGGCGGCCTGGTGGCAGCGCGTCCGCGGTGGTGACATGGGCGCCCTTCCCGCCGTCGGCGGCCTGGTGGTCCTCGCGATCCTCTTCAGCGTGCTGAGCCCGTTCTTCCTCACCGAGCGCAATTTCGCGAACCTGCTGAACCAGGCCGCACCGCTGGTGGTGCTCGGCATGGCGCTCGTGTTCGTGCTGCTCCTGGGTGAGATCGACCTGTCCGCAGGTGTCACCGGCGGCGTCGGCATGGCCCTGTTCGTGGTGCTGGCGTCGACATTCAATATCCCGTGGCCGATCGCGCTGCTGGTGGGCTTCGGCTTCGGCTTCCTCACCGGCGCGTTCATCGGATTCTTCGTCGCGAGGGTCGGCATCCCGTCGTTCGTGGTGACGTTGGGTCTGTTCCTGGGCTTCCAGGGACTCGCGCTGGTCATCATCGGCCCCGGTGGCCTGTTCCGCCTCGAGGTGCCCGAGCTCATCGCGCTGCAGAACGGCAACCTCCCGGTGTGGGCGGGGTGGGCGATGCTCGTCATCATCCTCCTCATCTCGGGCGGCACCGCGTTCTGGGACCGCAGCCGTCGCACGAGGGCGGGCGTGCCCAACCGCGCGATCTCGCTCGTGTTCATCAAGCTGGCGGTCATCGCCGTCTTGGGCGGCGCGTTCGTGTTCGTCCTGAGCCAGAACCGCGGCCAGTCGGTGAATGAGGTGGCCGGCGTGCCGATCATCGTTCCCGTCGTGCTGCTGATCCTGTGGATCGGCACGTTCGTGCTCGACCGGACGAAGTTCGGCCGCTACATCTACGCGATCGGCGGCAACGCCGAGGCCGCACGCCGCTCGGGCGTGAAGGTGCGCTGGGTGAAGTGGTGGGCGTTCGTGATCTGTTCGTCGCTCGCGGTCGCGGCCGCGCTGTTCAGCGTCGCGCGCGTCGGAGCGGTCGATGCGACGGTGGGTCGCGACATCGTCCTGTCGGGCGTCGCGGCAGCGGTAGTGGGCGGCGTCAGCCTCTTCGGCGGAAAAGGCCGGCTCATGCACGCCGCGATCGGCGCGCTCGTGATCGCGGTCATCGCGAACGGCCTGGGTCTGCTCAACCTCCCCGCGGGCATCAACCTGCTCGTCACGGGCGGTGTGCTGATCCTGGCGGCGACGGTCGACGCGCTCTCGCGGCTGAGATCCGGCGGAACGCGGGTCTAG
- a CDS encoding class I SAM-dependent methyltransferase, translated as MPSYSPDSLRRWPDVESAELFAIDAADRLLLDESAAARAEAPAGSLVVIGDAYGALTLGAADAGATDIRVHQDLVTGERALEANAERAGLTGAFRSLALAPELITGARVVLLRLPRALDELADIAALIAAHAGPDVVVFAGGRIKHMTVAMNEVLRRSFGSVDVTHARQKSRVLIARGPLAARDPEPRARPQAVPGLEDPITVCAFGGAFAGTSIDIGTRFLLEQLGAPDPDAEGDVIDFGCGTGVVATWLALRHPALSVLATDQSSIAVASARATSEANGVAGRVAVVRDLGLRSRPDASASFIALNPPFHTGAAVADGVAEPMFAEAGRALASGGELWTVWNSPLQYRAALERLVGRTRQVARNAKFTVTVSTRA; from the coding sequence ATGCCTTCTTACTCCCCCGACTCGTTGCGCCGCTGGCCCGACGTCGAATCCGCCGAGCTGTTCGCCATCGACGCCGCCGACCGCCTGCTCCTGGACGAATCGGCCGCGGCTCGCGCGGAGGCACCGGCCGGCAGCCTGGTGGTCATCGGGGACGCCTACGGTGCGCTGACCCTCGGAGCCGCGGACGCGGGCGCAACCGACATCCGCGTACACCAGGATCTCGTCACCGGCGAGCGGGCGCTGGAGGCCAACGCCGAACGAGCCGGCCTGACCGGCGCCTTCCGCTCTCTCGCGCTCGCCCCGGAGCTCATCACCGGTGCCCGCGTTGTGCTCCTCCGCCTCCCCCGCGCACTCGACGAACTGGCGGACATCGCCGCGCTCATCGCGGCGCACGCGGGTCCCGACGTCGTCGTGTTCGCCGGCGGACGCATCAAGCACATGACCGTGGCGATGAACGAGGTGCTGCGACGATCCTTCGGATCGGTCGACGTGACCCACGCCCGACAGAAGTCCCGCGTCCTCATCGCACGCGGGCCGCTGGCCGCTCGCGACCCCGAACCCCGCGCCCGCCCGCAGGCGGTCCCCGGCCTCGAAGACCCGATCACCGTGTGCGCATTCGGCGGCGCGTTCGCGGGCACGTCGATCGACATCGGCACCCGGTTCCTGCTCGAACAGCTGGGTGCTCCGGATCCTGACGCCGAGGGCGACGTCATCGACTTCGGCTGCGGCACGGGCGTGGTCGCGACCTGGTTGGCGCTGCGGCATCCCGCGCTGTCCGTTCTGGCGACCGACCAGTCTTCGATCGCGGTGGCCTCGGCACGGGCGACGTCCGAGGCGAACGGCGTCGCCGGCCGCGTCGCGGTGGTGCGCGACCTCGGACTGCGGTCGCGCCCCGACGCCAGCGCGAGCTTCATCGCCCTCAACCCGCCGTTCCACACCGGCGCCGCAGTGGCCGATGGCGTCGCCGAGCCGATGTTCGCCGAGGCCGGCCGCGCGTTGGCGTCCGGCGGCGAGCTGTGGACGGTGTGGAACTCACCGCTCCAGTACCGCGCCGCCCTGGAACGGCTCGTCGGCCGGACGCGACAGGTGGCCCGGAACGCGAAGTTCACCGTGACGGTCTCCACGCGGGCCTGA
- a CDS encoding NAD-dependent deacylase, protein MTDAVGVPPRIVVLTGAGISAESGLRTFRDAGGLWEGARVEDVATPEGFARNPDAVLRFYDARRRAASAVSPNAAHRALARLEGALGDSILVVTQNVDDLHERAGTRNLIHMHGELRRARCTLCGTRNAWAADLLDRPACPACGARMLRPDVVWFGEVPYELDRIENAVVACDVFVSIGTSGAVYPAAGYVALAAAFGARTIELNLEPSDAAVPFDEARTGRATQIVPAWVDELLGRD, encoded by the coding sequence GTGACCGACGCCGTCGGCGTTCCGCCGCGCATCGTGGTGCTCACCGGTGCGGGCATCTCGGCGGAGAGCGGCCTGCGCACGTTCCGTGATGCGGGAGGGCTGTGGGAGGGCGCGCGCGTCGAGGACGTCGCGACACCCGAGGGATTCGCGCGAAACCCCGACGCGGTGCTCCGCTTCTACGATGCCCGGCGCCGTGCGGCCTCCGCCGTGTCCCCGAACGCTGCGCACCGGGCGCTCGCGCGTCTGGAGGGGGCGCTCGGCGACAGCATCCTGGTCGTCACGCAGAACGTGGACGATCTGCATGAACGCGCGGGTACGCGCAATCTCATCCACATGCACGGCGAGCTGCGTCGGGCGCGCTGCACCCTCTGCGGCACCCGGAACGCGTGGGCGGCGGATCTGCTCGACCGCCCGGCGTGCCCCGCCTGCGGTGCACGGATGCTGCGCCCCGACGTCGTCTGGTTCGGCGAGGTGCCGTACGAGCTGGATCGGATCGAGAACGCCGTCGTGGCCTGCGATGTGTTCGTCTCGATCGGCACCTCCGGGGCCGTCTACCCGGCCGCAGGCTACGTCGCGCTGGCCGCGGCGTTCGGTGCCCGCACGATCGAGTTGAATCTCGAACCGAGCGACGCCGCGGTGCCGTTCGATGAGGCGCGCACCGGGCGCGCGACGCAGATCGTTCCCGCGTGGGTCGACGAGCTCCTCGGCCGCGACTGA
- a CDS encoding ATP-dependent DNA ligase encodes MLLSDVVATAEAVASTSSRLTKTDALAALLRRLEPDEIVPAVGFLIARPRQGRVGIGWRGVAALAVTHAQQPSLSVLDVDAALERLAGASGAGSVGARRTDLDDLAARATAPEWDFLTRVILGELRTGALEGVLLDAISRASDQDAATVRRAAMLSGDLGEAARIALAGAPGELAEVGLVVGRPVLPMLASTAGSVTEAVATMAAAASVEFKLDGARIQVHRSADVVGVYTRSLADITARVPEIVAVARALPVQDVILDGETLSLDADGGPRPFQDTMARFGSEAISATVLRPWFFDVLHLDGRDLIDEPLHVRLAELERIAGEWRVPGLITSDPETAEQVSRDALAAGHEGVVVKALDSPYAAGRRGKSWIKVKPVLTYDLVVLAVEWGSGRRTGLLSNLHLGALDPSGEYGSAGGFVMVGKTFKGLTDALLRWQTEHFASIETSRSGNAVHVHPVTVVEVAIDGVQRSTRYPGGVALRFARVKGYRPDKRPDEADTIQTLRELLR; translated from the coding sequence ATGCTGCTTTCCGATGTCGTCGCCACCGCCGAGGCCGTGGCATCCACCTCATCGAGGCTCACCAAGACCGATGCCCTCGCCGCGCTCCTGCGCCGTCTCGAGCCGGATGAGATCGTGCCCGCGGTCGGGTTCCTCATCGCCCGCCCCCGGCAGGGGCGCGTGGGCATCGGCTGGCGTGGTGTGGCTGCGCTCGCGGTCACGCACGCGCAGCAGCCGTCACTGTCCGTGCTCGATGTCGATGCCGCGCTGGAACGGCTTGCCGGGGCCTCCGGCGCCGGATCGGTGGGGGCGCGCCGCACCGACCTGGATGACCTCGCCGCCCGCGCGACGGCGCCGGAGTGGGACTTCCTCACGCGGGTGATCCTCGGCGAGCTGCGCACCGGAGCCCTCGAGGGCGTCCTGCTGGACGCGATCTCACGCGCGTCGGACCAGGACGCCGCGACCGTGCGCCGGGCGGCGATGCTCTCCGGCGACCTGGGCGAGGCGGCCCGGATCGCCCTCGCCGGGGCTCCGGGCGAACTGGCCGAGGTCGGACTCGTCGTCGGCCGGCCTGTGCTGCCCATGCTCGCGTCCACCGCCGGTTCCGTGACCGAGGCGGTCGCGACGATGGCGGCCGCGGCATCCGTCGAATTCAAGCTCGACGGCGCGCGCATCCAGGTGCACCGGTCCGCAGACGTGGTCGGCGTGTACACGCGCAGCCTGGCGGACATCACCGCGCGCGTGCCCGAGATCGTCGCGGTGGCTCGCGCGCTGCCGGTGCAGGATGTGATCCTGGACGGCGAGACGCTCTCGCTCGACGCGGACGGCGGGCCGCGCCCGTTCCAGGACACGATGGCGCGCTTCGGCTCGGAGGCCATCAGCGCGACGGTGCTGCGGCCCTGGTTCTTCGACGTGCTGCACCTGGACGGACGCGACCTCATCGACGAACCGCTGCACGTGCGGCTGGCTGAACTCGAGCGCATCGCGGGGGAGTGGCGTGTCCCTGGTCTGATCACCTCGGACCCCGAGACGGCCGAGCAGGTGTCGCGCGACGCGCTCGCGGCCGGACACGAGGGAGTGGTCGTCAAAGCCCTCGACTCGCCCTACGCGGCCGGGCGGCGCGGCAAGAGCTGGATCAAGGTGAAGCCGGTGCTCACCTACGATCTGGTCGTGCTTGCCGTCGAGTGGGGGTCCGGGCGGCGCACCGGACTGCTCTCGAACCTGCACCTCGGAGCCCTCGATCCCAGCGGTGAGTACGGATCGGCCGGAGGATTCGTGATGGTCGGCAAGACCTTCAAAGGGCTGACCGACGCCCTGCTGCGGTGGCAGACGGAGCACTTTGCCTCGATCGAGACCTCACGCAGCGGAAATGCCGTGCACGTGCACCCGGTGACGGTGGTCGAGGTCGCGATCGACGGCGTGCAGCGGTCGACGCGCTATCCCGGCGGCGTCGCCCTCCGCTTCGCGAGGGTCAAGGGGTACCGCCCCGACAAGCGCCCCGATGAGGCCGACACGATCCAGACGCTCCGCGAGCTGCTGCGGTGA
- a CDS encoding ThiF family adenylyltransferase, protein MATTIDPKAPRYARQRILPGFGDEGQQKLAAAHAVLIGAGGLGSAVLPILAAAGVGTITLIDDDLVDETNLHRQILHGAADVGRAKVDSAADTIRAQSPGTKIIPRRGSFTRATAPQLLSGADILIDGTDNNETRFTANDAAVAAGIPLVWGSALRWGGQVGIAWAGTDYRDLFPGGPDTEADTCEIAGILPTVCTVTGGLMATEALKLLTGIGRPLLGRVLLFDALSGTTQELRYARDPGRDAAAAPGAAGPEAAASDRSISARELAGILEDAAGTRPVLLDVREPHEVALGVLPGAVTIPLGQLDERLAELDPGAPTVVYCHLGVRSARALDQLHAAGFARARHLAGGIDAWSRTVDPTLARY, encoded by the coding sequence GTGGCGACCACAATCGATCCGAAGGCCCCTCGTTACGCACGCCAGCGCATCCTGCCCGGCTTCGGCGACGAGGGTCAGCAGAAGCTTGCCGCTGCGCACGCGGTTCTCATCGGCGCGGGGGGACTCGGCAGCGCCGTGCTGCCGATCCTGGCAGCCGCCGGAGTCGGCACGATCACCCTCATCGACGACGACCTGGTGGACGAGACGAACCTGCACCGCCAGATCCTGCACGGCGCAGCCGATGTCGGTCGGGCGAAGGTGGACTCGGCCGCCGACACCATCCGGGCGCAGTCCCCGGGGACGAAGATCATCCCGCGACGCGGATCGTTCACGCGGGCGACGGCGCCGCAGCTCCTGTCCGGAGCCGACATCCTCATCGACGGCACGGACAACAACGAGACCCGCTTCACGGCGAACGACGCCGCCGTCGCGGCCGGCATCCCGCTCGTGTGGGGCTCGGCGCTGCGCTGGGGCGGCCAGGTCGGTATCGCGTGGGCCGGCACCGACTATCGCGACCTGTTTCCCGGCGGGCCGGACACCGAGGCGGACACGTGCGAGATCGCCGGGATCCTTCCCACCGTCTGCACGGTGACCGGCGGTCTGATGGCGACCGAGGCCCTCAAGCTCCTCACCGGCATCGGCCGGCCGCTGCTGGGTCGCGTTCTCCTCTTCGATGCCCTGAGCGGCACCACGCAAGAGCTTCGCTACGCCCGGGATCCGGGCAGGGATGCCGCGGCCGCGCCGGGCGCCGCGGGGCCGGAGGCCGCGGCATCCGATCGGTCGATCTCGGCTCGGGAACTCGCCGGAATCCTGGAGGATGCCGCGGGCACGCGACCGGTGCTGCTGGATGTCCGGGAGCCTCACGAGGTGGCGCTGGGCGTACTGCCGGGTGCCGTGACGATCCCGCTCGGCCAGCTGGACGAGCGCCTCGCCGAGCTCGACCCCGGCGCCCCGACGGTCGTGTACTGCCACCTCGGAGTGCGCTCCGCGCGTGCGCTGGACCAGTTGCACGCGGCCGGCTTCGCCCGCGCGCGGCACCTCGCCGGCGGTATCGACGCCTGGTCGCGGACCGTCGATCCGACGCTCGCCCGCTACTGA
- a CDS encoding molybdopterin-binding protein gives MHRIAVEDYAAIIRGHLAALQTRPVELVPLALAAGRVTAVEVRSPIALPTFRNSQMDGFAVHASDLRSIPVRLPILGEIAAGAVDPAALPQGSAIAIMTGAPLPAGADAVVPVEDTRRTDGVVEILRGRDAGDYVREEGSDIAAGEVLLPAGLRLASRHLAALAAANLMDVAVRARVRVAVVSTGNELVAPGTPLTNGRLPDANGIAITAAVTAAGAEVVDVQLSGDDPARLGALLDRSIAAGAELILTSGGISMGAHEPVRQLLEPLGATVGTVDMQPGGPQAYARYRDVAVVCFPGNPVSSQLGFALFVAPPLRELAGMPPAVRRTLALAAPLQSTSGRRQFLRGRLTEDGGVATVAGPGSHLVAALAAADVLIDVPPEVIGLPVGATVDTVDL, from the coding sequence ATGCACCGGATCGCCGTCGAGGACTACGCCGCCATCATCCGGGGCCATCTGGCAGCGCTGCAGACCAGACCGGTCGAACTCGTCCCTCTCGCACTGGCCGCGGGCCGGGTGACGGCCGTCGAGGTGCGCAGCCCGATCGCGCTGCCGACCTTCCGCAACTCGCAGATGGACGGGTTCGCCGTCCATGCCTCCGACCTCCGCAGCATCCCCGTGCGGCTGCCCATACTCGGCGAGATCGCGGCGGGCGCCGTCGACCCGGCAGCGCTGCCGCAGGGCTCCGCGATCGCGATCATGACCGGCGCGCCGCTTCCGGCCGGCGCCGACGCGGTGGTGCCGGTGGAGGACACCCGGCGCACGGACGGTGTCGTGGAGATCCTCCGGGGGCGGGATGCCGGTGACTACGTCCGCGAGGAGGGATCGGACATCGCGGCCGGGGAGGTCCTGCTGCCTGCCGGCCTGCGCCTCGCGTCGCGCCACCTCGCCGCGCTGGCGGCGGCGAACCTCATGGACGTCGCCGTGCGCGCGCGCGTCCGCGTGGCGGTGGTCAGCACCGGCAACGAGCTCGTCGCCCCGGGCACGCCGCTCACGAACGGGCGGCTGCCCGACGCGAACGGGATCGCGATCACCGCAGCGGTCACAGCGGCCGGCGCCGAGGTGGTCGACGTGCAGCTGTCCGGCGACGACCCCGCGCGACTGGGCGCGCTGCTGGACCGATCGATCGCGGCGGGTGCCGAGCTGATCCTCACCAGCGGCGGAATCTCGATGGGGGCGCACGAGCCGGTCCGGCAGCTGCTCGAACCCCTCGGCGCCACGGTCGGCACCGTCGACATGCAGCCCGGCGGTCCGCAGGCGTACGCCCGGTACCGCGACGTCGCGGTCGTCTGCTTCCCCGGCAACCCGGTGAGCAGCCAGCTCGGCTTCGCACTGTTCGTCGCCCCGCCGCTGCGCGAGCTCGCCGGGATGCCGCCCGCCGTGCGAAGGACGCTCGCTCTCGCCGCGCCGCTGCAGTCCACCAGCGGCCGCCGGCAATTCCTGCGCGGGCGGCTGACCGAGGATGGCGGCGTAGCCACGGTCGCCGGTCCGGGATCGCATCTGGTCGCGGCGCTCGCGGCCGCGGATGTGCTGATCGACGTGCCGCCCGAGGTCATCGGGCTCCCGGTGGGCGCCACGGTAGATACCGTTGACCTATGA
- the moaCB gene encoding bifunctional molybdenum cofactor biosynthesis protein MoaC/MoaB — MSTLSHLDDNGRARMIDVGAKPITRRVARAAGRLATTAEVLRLVRADDLPKADVLATARIAGIAGAKRTSELIPLAHILPLDSVTIDFDFDGDTIQIEATVSVTARTGVEMEALTAVAVAGLTLHDMIKAVDPRAELGEIRLLEKSGGKHGEWSRDGGTRHPESDTQPAPIGLGRTAEVLVSSTAAAAGTRQDTTGPLLVEWLRARAFVVSGASVTADAAVGPALAGIVADAPDVVLTTGGTGLHPQDRTPEATRALLDLELPGIAEAIRAAGRTAVPTAVLSRAVAGMAGRTLIVNLPGSTGGVRDGLAVLEPLLAHVLDQADGGGHE; from the coding sequence ATGAGCACGCTGAGTCACCTCGATGACAATGGCCGAGCCCGGATGATCGATGTGGGCGCGAAGCCGATCACGCGCCGCGTCGCGCGGGCCGCCGGTCGCCTCGCCACGACGGCGGAGGTCCTGCGGCTCGTGCGCGCGGACGACCTGCCCAAGGCCGACGTGCTGGCCACCGCCCGCATCGCGGGCATCGCCGGGGCCAAGCGCACGAGCGAACTGATCCCCCTCGCTCACATCCTTCCGCTGGATTCGGTGACCATCGACTTCGACTTCGACGGGGACACCATCCAGATCGAGGCGACGGTCTCGGTCACGGCGCGCACCGGGGTCGAGATGGAAGCACTCACGGCGGTGGCGGTCGCCGGGCTCACGCTGCACGACATGATCAAAGCGGTCGATCCGCGTGCGGAGCTCGGCGAGATCCGCCTGCTGGAGAAGTCGGGCGGCAAGCACGGCGAGTGGTCGCGCGACGGCGGGACGCGGCATCCCGAGTCGGACACGCAGCCGGCGCCGATCGGTCTGGGACGCACCGCGGAGGTGCTGGTGTCCTCCACCGCCGCAGCCGCGGGTACGCGCCAGGACACCACCGGCCCGCTGCTGGTCGAGTGGCTGCGCGCGCGGGCGTTCGTCGTCAGCGGCGCGTCGGTGACCGCGGATGCCGCGGTGGGCCCTGCCCTGGCCGGGATCGTCGCCGACGCGCCCGACGTCGTCCTGACCACGGGTGGCACGGGCCTGCACCCGCAGGATCGCACCCCGGAGGCCACCCGCGCTCTGCTGGACCTCGAACTGCCCGGCATCGCCGAGGCCATCCGCGCGGCAGGGCGGACTGCCGTGCCGACGGCCGTGCTGAGTCGCGCGGTGGCGGGCATGGCCGGACGCACGCTGATCGTCAACCTGCCCGGCTCTACCGGCGGGGTGCGCGACGGACTCGCCGTGCTCGAGCCGCTCCTGGCGCACGTGCTCGATCAGGCGGACGGTGGCGGGCATGAGTGA
- a CDS encoding molybdenum cofactor biosynthesis protein MoaE: MSDSARYLALITDQPIDRAAAEAFVMTVADGALVVFEGVVRDHDHGEAVHALDYEAHPDAQAFLADVCREIAEASGLRVAAVHRVGSLAIGDVALVTAVAAPHRADAFAVCAQLVDLVKERTPIWKRQHLTAGTTEWVGL, translated from the coding sequence ATGAGTGACTCCGCGCGCTATCTCGCGCTCATCACCGACCAGCCCATCGACCGCGCGGCGGCCGAGGCGTTCGTGATGACGGTCGCCGACGGTGCCCTCGTCGTGTTCGAAGGGGTCGTGCGCGATCACGACCACGGCGAGGCGGTGCACGCCCTCGACTACGAAGCGCACCCGGACGCGCAGGCCTTCCTCGCCGACGTCTGCCGCGAGATCGCCGAAGCGTCGGGTCTGCGCGTCGCGGCCGTCCACCGCGTCGGCTCGCTCGCCATCGGCGACGTCGCCCTGGTCACGGCGGTCGCGGCACCCCACCGCGCCGATGCGTTCGCCGTGTGCGCGCAGCTGGTGGACCTCGTCAAGGAGCGCACGCCGATCTGGAAGCGACAGCACCTGACCGCCGGCACGACCGAGTGGGTCGGCCTCTAG
- a CDS encoding MoaD/ThiS family protein, whose product MADVRVRYFAAAADAAGRVDETLSVPGATVGDLRELLVNRYGESMARVLRSGSILVDGVVSRDPERTLGTGADVLPRFSGG is encoded by the coding sequence GTGGCTGACGTGCGTGTGCGCTACTTCGCGGCGGCGGCGGATGCCGCGGGCCGAGTCGACGAGACGCTTTCCGTGCCCGGGGCCACCGTCGGTGACCTGCGGGAGCTGCTGGTGAACCGCTACGGCGAGTCGATGGCGCGCGTGCTGCGATCCGGGTCGATCCTCGTCGACGGCGTGGTCAGCCGCGATCCGGAGCGCACGCTCGGAACCGGCGCGGACGTGCTGCCGCGCTTCTCCGGCGGCTGA